A window of Nerophis ophidion isolate RoL-2023_Sa linkage group LG17, RoL_Noph_v1.0, whole genome shotgun sequence contains these coding sequences:
- the nxnl2 gene encoding nucleoredoxin-like protein 2 has translation MVEVFTGRTLVNKDGDYVDPEEALKNKVVGIYFSAGWCPPCRDFTPVLCDFYTELVEENEPPAQFEVVFVSSDKSTEDMVEYYHDMHGDWLALPWTDDYRDELKKRYNITAVPKLVIVKENGEVITDKGRKQIRDRGLACFRSWLDAAEIFQNFKG, from the exons ATGGTGGAAGTGTTTACTGGCCGGACTCTGGTCAACAAAGATGGGGACTACGTGGACCCGGAAGAGGCGCTGAAGAATAAAGTGGTGGGCATTTACTTCTCCGCGGGATGGTGCCCACCCTGTCGGGACTTCACGCCCGTCTTGTGTGACTTCTACACGGAGCTGGTGGAAGAGAACGAGCCCCCTGCTCAATTTGAGGTGGTCTTCGTGTCGTCGGACAAGTCCACCGAGGACATGGTGGAGTACTACCACGACATGCACGGAGACTGGCTGGCCCTGCCCTGGACGGACGACTACAGGGA TGAGTTGAAGAAGCGCTACAACATCACTGCCGTGCCCAAGCTGGTGATAGTGAAGGAGAACGGCGAGGTGATTACAGACAAGGGACGCAAACAGATCCGAGACCGGGGCCTGGCTTGCTTCAGGTCCTGGTTGGACGCTGCGGAGATCTTTCAGAACTTCAAGGGCTAA
- the gng10 gene encoding guanine nucleotide-binding protein G(I)/G(S)/G(O) subunit gamma-10, which translates to MTSISNLASMRRMVEQLKLEASVERMKVSQAAAELQQYCLQNAARDALLVGVPTGSNPFREPRSCTVV; encoded by the exons ATGACCTCCATTTCCAATTTAGCCAGCATGCGGCGGATGGTGGAGCAGCTGAAGCTGGAGGCCAGTGTGGAGAGAATGAAG GTCTCCCAGGCGGCTGCAGAGCTCCAGCAATACTGTCTGCAGAACGCAGCCAGAGATGCTCTACTCGTCGGGGTCCCCACTGGCAGCAACCCCTTCAGAGAACCACGATCCTGCACTGTGGTGTGA